From Triticum aestivum cultivar Chinese Spring chromosome 4A, IWGSC CS RefSeq v2.1, whole genome shotgun sequence, a single genomic window includes:
- the LOC123086288 gene encoding ribulose bisphosphate carboxylase/oxygenase activase A, chloroplastic isoform X1: MAAAFSSTVGAPASTPTNFLGKKLKKQVTSAVNYHGKSSKANRFTVMAAENIDEKRNTDKWKGLAYDISDDQQDITRGKGIVDSLFQAPTGDGTHEAVLSSYEYVSQGLKKYDFDNTMGGFYIAPAFMDKLVVHLSKNFMTLPNIKIPLILGIWGGKGQGKSFQCELVFAKMGINPIMMSAGELESGNAGEPAKLIRQRYREAADMIKKGKMCCLFINDLDAGAGRMGGTTQYTVNNQMVNATLMNIADAPTNVQLPGMYNKEENPRVPIVVTGNDFSTLYAPLIRDGRMEKFYWAPTRDDRIGVCKGIFQTDNVSDESVVKIVDTFPGQSIDFFGALRARVYDDEVRKWVTSTGIENIGKKLVNSRDGPVTFEQPKMTVEKLLEYGHMLVQEQDNVKRVQLADTYMSQAALGDANQDAMKTGSFYGKGAQQGTLPVPAGCTDQTAKNFDPTARSDDGSCLYTF; this comes from the exons ATGGCTGCTGCCTTCTCCTCCACCGTCGGTGCCCCG GCTTCTACGCCGACCAACTTCCTCGGGAAGAAGCTCAAGAAGCAGGTGACCTCGGCCGTGAACTACCATGGCAAGAGCTCCAAGGCCAACAGGTTCACAGTCATGGCAGCGGAAAACATCGACGAGAAGAGGAACACAGACAAGTGGAAGGGTCTTGCCTACGATATCTCCGACGACCAGCAGGACATCACCAGAGGGAAGGGCATCGTGGACTCCCTCTTCCAGGCGCCCACGGGCGACGGCACCCACGAGGCCGTCCTCAGCTCCTACGAGTACGTCAGCCAGGGACTCAAGAAGTACGACTTCGACAACACCATGGGAGGCTTCTACATCGCTCCTGCTTTCATGGACAAGCTTGTTGTCCATCTCTCCAAGAACTTCATGACCCTGCCCAACATCAAG ATCCCACTCATCTTGGGTATCTGGGGAGGCAAGGGTCAAGGAAAATCCTTCCAGTGTGAGCTTGTCTTCGCCAAGATGGGCATCAA CCCAATCATGATGAGTGCCGGAGAGCTGGAGAGTGGCAACGCCGGAGAGCCAGCCAAGCTCATCAGGCAGCGGTACCGTGAGGCTGCAGACATGATCAAGAAGGGTAAGATGTGCTGCCTCTTCATCAACGATCTTGACGCCGGTGCGGGTCGGATGGGCGGGACCACACAGTACACCGTCAACAACCAGATGGTGAACGCCACCCTCATGAACATCGCCGATGCCCCCACCAACGTGCAGCTCCCAGGCATGTACAACAAGGAGGAGAACCCTCGTGTGCCCATCGTCGTCACTGGTAACGATTTCTCAACGTTGTACGCCCCTCTCATCCGTGATGGTCGTATGGAGAAGTTCTACTGGGCTCCCACCCGCGACGACCGTATCGGTGTCTGCAAGGGTATCTTCCAGACCGACAATGTCAGCGACGAGTCCGTCGTCAAGATCGTCGACACCTTCCCAGGACAATCCATCG ACTTTTTCGGTGCTCTGCGTGCTCGGGTGTACGACGACGAGGTGCGCAAGTGGGTGACCTCTACCGGTATCGAGAACATTGGCAAGAAGCTTGTGAACTCGCGGGACGGACCAGTGACCTTTGAGCAGCCAAAGATGACAGTCGAGAAGCTGCTAGAGTACGGGCACATGCTCGTCCAGGAGCAGGACAATGTCAAGCGTGTGCAGCTTGCTGACACCTACATGAGCCAGGCAGCTCTGGGTGATGCTAACCAGGATGCGATGAAGACTGGTTCCTTCTACG GTAAAGGGGCACAGCAAGGTACTTTGCCTGTGCCGGCAGGATGCACCGACCAGACTGCCAAGAACTTCGACCCAACGGCGAGGAGTGACGACGGCAGCTGCCTTTACACCTTTTAA
- the LOC123086288 gene encoding ribulose bisphosphate carboxylase/oxygenase activase A, chloroplastic isoform X2, producing the protein MAAAFSSTVGAPASTPTNFLGKKLKKQVTSAVNYHGKSSKANRFTVMAAENIDEKRNTDKWKGLAYDISDDQQDITRGKGIVDSLFQAPTGDGTHEAVLSSYEYVSQGLKKYDFDNTMGGFYIAPAFMDKLVVHLSKNFMTLPNIKIPLILGIWGGKGQGKSFQCELVFAKMGINPIMMSAGELESGNAGEPAKLIRQRYREAADMIKKGKMCCLFINDLDAGAGRMGGTTQYTVNNQMVNATLMNIADAPTNVQLPGMYNKEENPRVPIVVTGNDFSTLYAPLIRDGRMEKFYWAPTRDDRIGVCKGIFQTDNVSDESVVKIVDTFPGQSIDFFGALRARVYDDEVRKWVTSTGIENIGKKLVNSRDGPVTFEQPKMTVEKLLEYGHMLVQEQDNVKRVQLADTYMSQAALGDANQDAMKTGSFYG; encoded by the exons ATGGCTGCTGCCTTCTCCTCCACCGTCGGTGCCCCG GCTTCTACGCCGACCAACTTCCTCGGGAAGAAGCTCAAGAAGCAGGTGACCTCGGCCGTGAACTACCATGGCAAGAGCTCCAAGGCCAACAGGTTCACAGTCATGGCAGCGGAAAACATCGACGAGAAGAGGAACACAGACAAGTGGAAGGGTCTTGCCTACGATATCTCCGACGACCAGCAGGACATCACCAGAGGGAAGGGCATCGTGGACTCCCTCTTCCAGGCGCCCACGGGCGACGGCACCCACGAGGCCGTCCTCAGCTCCTACGAGTACGTCAGCCAGGGACTCAAGAAGTACGACTTCGACAACACCATGGGAGGCTTCTACATCGCTCCTGCTTTCATGGACAAGCTTGTTGTCCATCTCTCCAAGAACTTCATGACCCTGCCCAACATCAAG ATCCCACTCATCTTGGGTATCTGGGGAGGCAAGGGTCAAGGAAAATCCTTCCAGTGTGAGCTTGTCTTCGCCAAGATGGGCATCAA CCCAATCATGATGAGTGCCGGAGAGCTGGAGAGTGGCAACGCCGGAGAGCCAGCCAAGCTCATCAGGCAGCGGTACCGTGAGGCTGCAGACATGATCAAGAAGGGTAAGATGTGCTGCCTCTTCATCAACGATCTTGACGCCGGTGCGGGTCGGATGGGCGGGACCACACAGTACACCGTCAACAACCAGATGGTGAACGCCACCCTCATGAACATCGCCGATGCCCCCACCAACGTGCAGCTCCCAGGCATGTACAACAAGGAGGAGAACCCTCGTGTGCCCATCGTCGTCACTGGTAACGATTTCTCAACGTTGTACGCCCCTCTCATCCGTGATGGTCGTATGGAGAAGTTCTACTGGGCTCCCACCCGCGACGACCGTATCGGTGTCTGCAAGGGTATCTTCCAGACCGACAATGTCAGCGACGAGTCCGTCGTCAAGATCGTCGACACCTTCCCAGGACAATCCATCG ACTTTTTCGGTGCTCTGCGTGCTCGGGTGTACGACGACGAGGTGCGCAAGTGGGTGACCTCTACCGGTATCGAGAACATTGGCAAGAAGCTTGTGAACTCGCGGGACGGACCAGTGACCTTTGAGCAGCCAAAGATGACAGTCGAGAAGCTGCTAGAGTACGGGCACATGCTCGTCCAGGAGCAGGACAATGTCAAGCGTGTGCAGCTTGCTGACACCTACATGAGCCAGGCAGCTCTGGGTGATGCTAACCAGGATGCGATGAAGACTGGTTCCTTCTACGGTTAG
- the LOC542853 gene encoding ribulose bisphosphate carboxylase/oxygenase activase B, chloroplastic, producing MASAFSSTVGAPASTPTTFLGKKVKKQAGALNYYHGGNKINNRVVRAMAAKKELDEGKQTDADRWKGLAYDISDDQQDITRGKGIVDSLFQAPMGDGTHEAILSSYEYISQGLRKYDFDNTMDGLYIAPAFMDKLIVHLAKNFMTLPNIKVPLILGIWGGKGQGKSFQCELVFAKMGINPIMMSAGELESGNAGEPAKLIRQRYREAADIIKKGKMCCLFINDLDAGAGRMGGTTQYTVNNQMVNATLMNIADAPTNVQLPGMYNKEENPRVPIIVTGNDFSTLYAPLIRDGRMEKFYWAPTREDRIGVCKGIFRTDNVPDEAVVRLVDTFPGQSIDFFGALRARVYDDEVRKWVGEIGVENISKRLVNSREGPPTFDQPKMTIEKLMEYGHMLVQEQENVKRVQLADKYLSEAALGQANDDAMATGAFYGK from the exons ATGGCTTCTGCTTTCTCGTCCACCGTTGGAGCTCCG GCGTCGACCCCGACCACCTTCCTCGGGAAGAAGGTGAAGAAGCAGGCCGGTGCGTTGAACTACTACCATGGTGGCAACAAGATCAACAATAGGGTGGTCAGGGCCATGGCGGCCAAAAAGGAACTTGACGAGGGCAAGCAGACCGATGCCGATCGGTGGAAGGGTCTCGCTTACGACATCTCCGATGACCAGCAGGACATCACGAGGGGGAAAGGCATCGTGGACTCCCTGTTCCAGGCCCCCATGGGCGACGGCACCCACGAGGCCATCCTGAGCTCCTACGAGTACATCAGCCAGGGCCTGCGCAAGTACGACTTCGACAACACCATGGACGGGCTGTACATCGCCCCGGCGTTCATGGACAAGCTCATCGTCCACCTCGCCAAGAACTTCATGACACTCCCCAACATCAAGGTCCCTCTCATCCTGGGTATCTGGGGAGGCAAGGGACAGGGCAAGTCGTTCCAGTGCGAGCTGGTGTTCGCCAAGATGGGCATCAACCCCATCATGATGAGCGCCGGAGAGCTGGAGAGCGGCAACGCCGGCGAGCCGGCCAAGCTGATCCGGCAGAGGTACCGCGAGGCTGCCGACATTATCAAGAAGGGCAAGATGTGCTGCCTCTTCATCAACGACCTGGACGCCGGCGCGGGGCGGATGGGCGGGACGACGCAGTACACGGTGAACAACCAGATGGTGAACGCCACCCTGATGAACATCGCGGACGCGCCCACCAACGTGCAGCTCCCGGGGATGTACAACAAGGAGGAGAACCCACGCGTGCCCATCATCGTCACCGGCAACGACTTCTCGACGCTGTACGCGCCCCTCATCCGGGACGGCCGCATGGAGAAGTTCTACTGGGCGCCCACCCGGGAGGACCGCATCGGCGTGTGCAAGGGCATCTTCCGCACCGACAACGTCCCCGACGAGGCCGTGGTGAGGCTGGTGGACACCTTCCCGGGGCAGTCCATCGACTTCTTCGGCGCGCTGCGGGCGCGGGTGTACGACGACGAGGTGCGCAAGTGGGTCGGCGAGATCGGCGTCGAGAACATCTCCAAGCGGCTCGTCAACTCCAGGGAGGGGCCGCCGACGTTCGACCAGCCCAAGATGACCATCGAGAAGCTCATGGAGTACGGCCACATGCTGGTCCAGGAGCAGGAGAACGTGAAGCGCGTGCAGCTCGCCGACAAGTACCTCAGCGAGGCGGCGCTCGGCCAAGCCAACGACGACGCCATGGCGACCGGCGCCTTCTACGGCAAGTAG